The uncultured Bacteroides sp. genomic sequence AAAGCCTGCTGTTTTAGAGAAACTTCTGAATTCTATAGCAACTTTCTTTGCGCCTTTGATTTCATAAATTGAATGTGGTACGTCCGCTTCTTGAATATAAGCTTCGTATGCAGCATCATACAAAATTAAAGTATCATTCTCTAAGGCGTAGTTGACCCATTTCTTTAATTCCTCTTTTGAAAGAGTTGTGCCTGTTGGATTGTTTGGGTAACAAAGGTACAACATGTCTATTCTTCTATCAGGAATCTGTGGAATAAAGTCATTTTCGCTCAAACATGGAATATAAACCAGATTGTTCCATTTTCCATCAATTAAATCTCCTGCGCGGCCAGCCATTACATTTGAATCGATATAAACAGGATATACCGGATCGGTTATTCCTACACTGTTGTCCTGGCGGAGGATATCTCCGATATTTCCAGTGTCACTTTTTGCACCGTCATTGATGAAAACTTCACTTGGGTCAAGATTAATACCTCTGGTTGCATAATCATTTTTAATGATTGTCTCAATTAAAAAGTTATATCCTTGCTCAGGTCCATAACCACGGAAAGTTTCCTTTACAGCTAATTCATCTACCGCATTATGCATGGCGGTTATAACAGCTTCAGGAAGAGGCTGTGTTACGTCACCGATTCCTAAACGGATTACATCTTGTTTTGGGTGAGTGATTTTGAACGTATTTACTTTCTTTGCAATGTCCGAGAATAGATAACTTCCCGGTAGTTTAAGAAAATTTTCGTTTACTAATGCCATATCTATTTGTTGTTTTAAGTTTTTGAAATTTAAAGGGCTATTTCGCCTTCAAATACCGTGACTGCCTCTCCAGCCATATATACTCTGTCTGTCTGTTCGTCCCATTTTATGTTAAGGCTTCCTCCGTCCATGATAATCTCTACATCACGTCCTGTTTCACCAATTATGAAACCTGCAACCGCAGTAGCACAGGCACCTGTTCCACAAGCCATTGTAATTCCTGAGCCACGTTCCCAGACTCTCATTCTCACTTTATTGTTATCCAGTTTCTGAGCAAATTCAACGTTTATTCTGCCTGGAAAAAGTGGGTGGCGTTCTAATATCGGTCCAATAGTAGGGAGGTCAATCCGTTCAATATCATTTATATAAATAACTAAATGTGGGTTTCCCATTGAAATAGCTGTAGCTTTGTATGTTTGATTTCCGGCTGTAATTTCTTTAGAGATTATGTTCTCTGGTTTGCCATTAATAACTACTTCTTCTAATTTGGGTGAACCCATATCTACAGTAACTTTTGCAACTTTACCTTCAGATATTGTTAATTTTAAGTATTTGATTCCAGAAAGAGTTTCCAGAGCAATTTCTGATTTGTCAGTCAATTTGTTATCATAAAGATATTTGCCAATGCAACGGGATGCGTTACCACACATCATAGCCTCAGAACCGTCAGCATTAAAGATGCGCATGCTAAAATCCGCAACTTGAGATTTTCCAATTAAAACTAAACCATCAGAACCAATTCCTGTGTGAAAAGTGCTCCATTTAATTGCTAATTCTTCCGGATGTTCGATGGGGTATTTTATTGTATTTATATAAATATAATCATTTCCCGCACCGTGCATCTTTGTAAATTTAATCAGATCTGCCATTTTGTATTGCTAATTTGCTTTATTAATTTCCTTTTGGCTTTTATAGATGCAAATATATGACAATTTGTATAATTTGCATCAATAAATGCTTTCTTATCTCTAATATTTTTAGAATAAATAACAATCAAGCTAGATATTAATGCATAAATAACTAAACTATTATTTATTTCGGGTGAAATCTTTTTAATTTGATAGGGTGATTTTTTTGTTAATAATGTCCATACGTTTATTTAAAGCAATTGTTGAAGCAAATAAATAAAATAGAACCAAGTATAAAAAACATTTTGCTACTTATATATGCGGTTTTATTCCATTTTGATTCTTTATTATTGTATAACAGCTATAAATATATTATTCTTATTTTATAAGTTCAAGTCCTAACTTAGGTTCGTTTGTAGTAATGAAATCAGCCCCTTTCTCAATAAGGTATTTCATATCACTTTCTTTATTCACTGTCCATACATTGATTTTTATTCCGCATTCTTTTGCTTCGTTAAACCAGTTTTCATTATTCATCATTGCATTTAAATTATAGTCCAAGCCTGTGCATCCAATCTTCTTTAACTCTTTGGGAGAAAGATTTGCGTTCAAATAAGAAACTTCTGCTTTTGGATTCAGACGAATCAGTTCTTTAACTATATTCAGACTAAAGGAGATATATTCTACTTTTTTGTCTAAGTTTAGTTCATTGACCATAGCCAGTACTTTTGCTGTGAGTGAATCTTCTCTTTCTTTGTTACTATGAGGTTTTAATTCTATAATAAGTTTGATGTTTTTGCACTCTTTTCCCTTTTTTAGATATTCCTCAAGAGTGGGAAGGTATTCACCATTTGACAGTTTTTCTTGCTTAAGAAGAGAATAAGGAGTATTTTCTAATACAAGATGATGATCAGAGGTTTTAGGATCATGATTAATCATTGGAATGCCATCTGATGATAACCATACATCAAATTCTGAACCATATATCTTAATTTCATTAGCTTTGGTCAGTGCTGCGATTGAATTTTGTGCAGATCCTTCTGTATTCCAAAATCCACGATGAGCAATAATTTTCGTTTTTGCCATGGCATTGATTCCTCCTAATGCAAAGAGCAACGCTCCTAAAAGAATAATCTTTCTGATATACATCTTATATGTTTAGGTTTTGGGGATAAAGGTAAAATATTCATGAGTTAAAAGCAAAAAAAAAGATGCTTTTATCAATTGACAAAAGCATCTTTTTGGATTTTAGTATTATTAGCTTAGTAACTTTCTTCGTGTACTCCTTTAACTGCACGTCCGCTAGGGTCGTTCATGTTCTTAAATGATTCGTCCCATGCAAGAGCTTCAGGTGTGCTACATGCTACTGATGGAACTGAAGGAACACATTTTGCGGCGCTTTCACTAGGGAAATGCTCTTCAAATATGCTACGATAATAATATTCCTCTTTATTCATAGGAGGATTAACAGGAAAACGTTCAGCTGCATGAGCCATGTCTTCATCACTTACACGTCCTGAAGTCAAAGCTTTAAGGGAATCAATCCAGTTGTATCCTACGCCATCACTAAACTGTTCTTTCTGTCTCCATGCAACACTTTCTGGTAACATGTCGGCAAATGCTTCGCGCAAGATCTTTTTCTCAATAACCTTTCCGGGAGCCATTTTAGATTCAGGGTTAAGTCTCATTGCTACATCCATAAATTCTTTGTCAAGGAAAGGAACACGCCCTTCAACTCCCCATGCAGAAAGAGATTTGTTAGCACGAAGACAGTCATATAAATGCAACTTGCTGATTTTACGAACTGTTTCTTCGTGGAAAGCTTTCGCATTTGGTGCCTTGTGGAAGTAAAGATAACCACCGAATATTTCGTCGGCTCCTTCGCCCGAAAGAACCATCTTTATACCCATAGACTTAATTACACGGGCAAGTAAGTACATTGGAGTAGAAGCTCTGACTGTAGTCACATCATAAGTTTCAATGAAATAAATAACGTCACGGATGGCGTCAAGACCTTCTTGTACAGTATAATTTATTTCGTGATGGATTGTACCAATATGATCGGCTACTTCTTTTGCTTTGCTTAAGTCTGGAGCATCTTTTAAACCAACGGCAAAAGAGTGGAGTTGTGGCCACCATGCTTCAGATTGTCCGCCTGTCTCAACGCGCTTAGCTGCGTATTTCTTAGCAACGGCAGATATAACAGAAGAATCCAATCCTCCGGATAATAATACACCGTAAGGTACATCACTCATAAGTTGGCGTTGAACAGCATCTTCAAGAGCATCATGCACATCACTACAGTGAGCTTCGTTGTCTTTTACGGCATCATATTCCATCCAGTCACGGGTATACCAGCGTTTCATTTCGCCTTCCTTGCTGTATAAATAATGTCCCGGCAAGAATGGTTCATAGCTTTCGCAAAAAC encodes the following:
- a CDS encoding glycerophosphodiester phosphodiesterase family protein is translated as MYIRKIILLGALLFALGGINAMAKTKIIAHRGFWNTEGSAQNSIAALTKANEIKIYGSEFDVWLSSDGIPMINHDPKTSDHHLVLENTPYSLLKQEKLSNGEYLPTLEEYLKKGKECKNIKLIIELKPHSNKEREDSLTAKVLAMVNELNLDKKVEYISFSLNIVKELIRLNPKAEVSYLNANLSPKELKKIGCTGLDYNLNAMMNNENWFNEAKECGIKINVWTVNKESDMKYLIEKGADFITTNEPKLGLELIK
- the asnB gene encoding asparagine synthase B, whose protein sequence is MCGIVGIFNIKAQSEALRAKALKMAQKIRHRGPDWSGIYCGGSAILAHERLSIVDPQSGGQPLYSPDGKVVLAVNGEIYNHLDIRKKFEGKYQFQTGSDCEVILALYREKGINFLEDLSGIFAFALYDSEKDEYLIARDPIGVIPLYIGHDKDGKLYFASELKALEGFCESYEPFLPGHYLYSKEGEMKRWYTRDWMEYDAVKDNEAHCSDVHDALEDAVQRQLMSDVPYGVLLSGGLDSSVISAVAKKYAAKRVETGGQSEAWWPQLHSFAVGLKDAPDLSKAKEVADHIGTIHHEINYTVQEGLDAIRDVIYFIETYDVTTVRASTPMYLLARVIKSMGIKMVLSGEGADEIFGGYLYFHKAPNAKAFHEETVRKISKLHLYDCLRANKSLSAWGVEGRVPFLDKEFMDVAMRLNPESKMAPGKVIEKKILREAFADMLPESVAWRQKEQFSDGVGYNWIDSLKALTSGRVSDEDMAHAAERFPVNPPMNKEEYYYRSIFEEHFPSESAAKCVPSVPSVACSTPEALAWDESFKNMNDPSGRAVKGVHEESY
- a CDS encoding LL-diaminopimelate aminotransferase yields the protein MALVNENFLKLPGSYLFSDIAKKVNTFKITHPKQDVIRLGIGDVTQPLPEAVITAMHNAVDELAVKETFRGYGPEQGYNFLIETIIKNDYATRGINLDPSEVFINDGAKSDTGNIGDILRQDNSVGITDPVYPVYIDSNVMAGRAGDLIDGKWNNLVYIPCLSENDFIPQIPDRRIDMLYLCYPNNPTGTTLSKEELKKWVNYALENDTLILYDAAYEAYIQEADVPHSIYEIKGAKKVAIEFRSFSKTAGFTGVRCGYTVVPKELNAVTIDGERVSLNKLWNRRQCTKFNGTSYITQRAAEAIYSPEGKKQVKDIINYYMTNAKIMKEGIESTGLKVYGGINAPYLWVKTPNGMPSWKFFEQLLYEANIVGTPGVGFGPSGEGYLRLTAFGAREDCIEAMKRLRNWIK
- the dapF gene encoding diaminopimelate epimerase, coding for MADLIKFTKMHGAGNDYIYINTIKYPIEHPEELAIKWSTFHTGIGSDGLVLIGKSQVADFSMRIFNADGSEAMMCGNASRCIGKYLYDNKLTDKSEIALETLSGIKYLKLTISEGKVAKVTVDMGSPKLEEVVINGKPENIISKEITAGNQTYKATAISMGNPHLVIYINDIERIDLPTIGPILERHPLFPGRINVEFAQKLDNNKVRMRVWERGSGITMACGTGACATAVAGFIIGETGRDVEIIMDGGSLNIKWDEQTDRVYMAGEAVTVFEGEIAL